The proteins below come from a single Alnus glutinosa chromosome 9, dhAlnGlut1.1, whole genome shotgun sequence genomic window:
- the LOC133877530 gene encoding UBP1-associated protein 2B-like, whose translation MASKKRKSASEEEPSPKPKQVAPKPLPHEEETSLESESEEEVEEEPEDESSSSEDDGVDSKRDTIKKLLQPFGKDQLINILIEAADKTPSITAHIIKSIDSDPIHRKIFVHGLAWDTTTETLTSAFNPHGPLEECNVVTDKTTGRSKGYGFVLFKTRAAARKALKQPQRKIGNRMASCQLACAGPVQNQPQSVASDAGCRRLYVANVGPQIAAEKLRAFFAKFGEIEDGSLGGIDKETGKFRGYAIIVYTSVEGIRKALEEPVKFFDGSKLLCSVATEGRNAKNKMNSNNTNYVAAGAASGIPGVSGASLSPNGVALPMQLNPGFVSQAFSPGAVLMAQSPGFGFLNPVLGVGAGGPMNQVGFGFPGSYPGGVSQSLNRVGIATSMGLSQMSAGFGPQPAISSISPSVIGNYGSQAALQGLGTYQSSQLGQSSAATRSQTGIGSVGTLPSYLGR comes from the coding sequence ATGGCCTCCAAGAAGCGTAAATCAGCCTCCGAGGAAGAACCTTCTCCTAAGCCTAAACAGGTGGCACCCAAACCGCTCCCTCACGAAGAAGAAACCTCTTTGGAATCAGAATCTGAAGAGGAAGTAGAAGAGGAACCAGAGGAcgaatcatcatcatcagaagATGATGGCGTGGACTCCAAGCGAGACACAATAAAGAAACTTCTGCAACCCTTTGGCAAAGACCAGCTCATCAACATCCTCATAGAAGCCGCCGACAAAACCCCTTCCATTACCGCCCACATAATCAAGTCCATCGACTCTGACCCCATCCACCGCAAGATCTTCGTGCACGGCCTCGCTTGGGACACCACCACCGAAACCCTAACCTCCGCCTTCAATCCGCATGGTCCCCTCGAGGAATGCAACGTCGTCACGGACAAGACCACCGGCCGCTCCAAGGGCTACGGGTTCGTCCTCTTCAAGACCCGCGCCGCAGCCCGCAAGGCCCTCAAGCAGCCCCAGAGGAAGATCGGGAATCGGATGGCCTCTTGCCAACTCGCGTGCGCCGGGCCCGTGCAGAATCAGCCTCAATCGGTGGCTTCCGACGCCGGCTGCCGCAGGCTCTATGTGGCCAATGTGGGGCCGCAGATTGCCGCTGAGAAGCTGCGGGCGTTCTTTGCCAAGTTTGGGGAGATTGAGGATGGGTCCTTGGGTGGTATCGATAAGGAGACGGGCAAGTTTAGGGGATACGCCATAATTGTTTACACTTCGGTAGAGGGAATCAGAAAGGCATTGGAAGAGCCTGTTAAGTTCTTCGATGGTAGCAAATTGCTATGCTCGGTCGCCACCGAAGGACGTAATGCTAAGAATAAGATGAACAGTAATAACACGAATTATGTTGCTGCTGGTGCCGCTTCTGGTATTCCTGGTGTTTCTGGAGCCTCATTGTCcccgaacggtgttgctctacCAATGCAATTGAATCCGGGTTTCGTTTCTCAAGCATTCAGTCCGGGTGCGGTTTTAATGGCTCAGAGTCCAGGTTTTGGGTTTCTCAATCCAGTGTTGGGTGTGGGCGCTGGCGGACCGATGAATCAGGTGGGATTCGGGTTCCCTGGGTCGTATCCTGGTGGAGTGTCCCAGTCCTTGAACAGGGTTGGAATTGCTACTTCTATGGGATTGAGTCAAATGAGTGCGGGGTTTGGTCCACAGCCTGCTATTAGTAGTATAAGCCCGAGTGTGATTGGTAATTATGGGTCTCAAGCCGCTTTGCAAGGTTTGGGAACATATCAGAGTTCCCAATTGGGTCAGTCTTCAGCAGCAACGAGGTCCCAAACTGGTATTGGATCTGTTGGAACCTTGCCATCTTATTTGGGGCGCTAG